One window of the Flavobacteriales bacterium genome contains the following:
- the pyrF gene encoding orotidine-5'-phosphate decarboxylase, with amino-acid sequence MTKQELINQIKLKQSFLCVGLDTDLTKIPTHLLKGKDPIFEFNKQIIDATHDLCVAYKPNLAFYEVYGSQGWESLQKTIEYIPKEIFTIADAKRGDIGNTSSMYAKAFFENLNFDSVTVAPYMGADSVMPFLEFKNKWVILLALTSNKGADDFQFFDGEKEKLFEKVLKKSKEWGNDENLMYVVGATRPEMFLDIRKLVPDSFLLVPGIGAQGGELSEVCKFGMNKEVGLLVNSSRGIIYAGKDVDFAKKSREEAVKIQKEMAILLNKFKII; translated from the coding sequence ATGACTAAACAAGAATTAATCAACCAAATAAAACTAAAACAATCCTTTTTATGTGTTGGTTTAGATACAGATTTAACAAAAATTCCGACACATTTATTAAAAGGGAAAGATCCAATTTTTGAATTTAATAAACAGATAATTGATGCTACACACGATTTATGTGTTGCTTATAAGCCCAATCTAGCCTTTTATGAAGTGTATGGCTCACAAGGTTGGGAAAGTTTACAAAAAACAATCGAGTATATTCCAAAAGAAATTTTTACGATTGCTGATGCGAAACGTGGTGATATTGGTAATACTTCAAGTATGTATGCTAAAGCATTTTTTGAAAACTTAAATTTTGACTCGGTAACTGTAGCTCCATATATGGGAGCAGATTCGGTAATGCCCTTTTTAGAGTTTAAAAATAAATGGGTAATTCTTTTAGCGTTAACATCTAATAAAGGCGCTGACGATTTTCAATTTTTTGATGGAGAAAAGGAAAAATTATTCGAAAAAGTGCTAAAAAAATCTAAGGAGTGGGGCAATGATGAAAATTTAATGTATGTGGTTGGAGCAACTCGTCCCGAAATGTTTTTAGACATTAGAAAACTTGTTCCTGATAGCTTTTTATTAGTTCCTGGTATTGGTGCTCAAGGTGGTGAATTGAGTGAAGTTTGTAAATTCGGAATGAATAAAGAAGTTGGGTTACTGGTTAATTCTTCGCGAGGAATTATATATGCGGGTAAAGATGTTGATTTTGCAAAAAAATCTCGTGAAGAAGCAGTAAAAATCCAAAAAGAAATGGCTATCTTGTTAAACAAATTTAAAATTATATAA
- a CDS encoding phosphoribosylformylglycinamidine cyclo-ligase, whose amino-acid sequence MKPSERYLLRGVSASKEDVHNAIKKIDKGLYPKAFCKIIPDYLTGSEDHCIVMHADGAGTKSSLAYAYWKETGDISVWKGIAQDALIMNIDDLLCVGAVDHILLSSTIGRNKNLIPGEVLSEIINGTEELLDDLRKLGIGIYSTGGETADVGDLVKTIIVDSTVTCRMKKDDVVNNANIKVGNVIVGLSSSGQASYEKEYNGGMGSNGLTSARHDVFNKTVAKKYPETYDNSLPSELVYSGKYNLTDTVDGVELNVGKLVLSPTRTYAPIIKKILEKYKHQIDGMVHCSGGAQTKILHFIDDLHIVKDNLFDVPPLFKIIKEESGTEWKEMYKVFNMGHRMELYVSEEIATDIISISKSFNVDAKIIGKVVAKGEKKLTIKSEFGEFIYN is encoded by the coding sequence ATGAAGCCGTCGGAAAGATATTTATTAAGAGGAGTTTCAGCTTCAAAAGAAGATGTTCATAATGCTATTAAGAAAATTGATAAAGGTCTTTATCCAAAAGCATTTTGTAAAATTATCCCTGATTATTTAACAGGAAGTGAAGATCACTGTATTGTTATGCATGCAGATGGAGCAGGAACAAAATCATCATTAGCTTATGCATATTGGAAAGAAACTGGTGATATTTCCGTGTGGAAAGGAATTGCACAAGATGCATTAATTATGAATATTGATGACTTATTGTGTGTAGGTGCTGTTGATCACATATTACTTTCTTCAACCATCGGAAGAAACAAAAATTTGATTCCAGGAGAAGTTTTATCTGAAATTATTAATGGAACGGAAGAGTTGCTTGATGATTTAAGAAAGTTAGGAATTGGTATTTATTCAACAGGTGGAGAAACTGCAGATGTTGGCGATTTAGTTAAAACTATAATCGTTGATTCTACAGTTACTTGCAGAATGAAGAAAGATGATGTGGTGAATAATGCTAATATTAAAGTAGGTAATGTTATTGTTGGATTATCTTCATCAGGTCAAGCTTCTTATGAAAAGGAATATAACGGTGGAATGGGAAGTAATGGGTTGACATCCGCACGACACGATGTGTTTAACAAAACTGTTGCAAAAAAATATCCTGAAACCTATGATAATAGTCTTCCAAGTGAATTGGTTTATTCAGGGAAATATAATTTAACTGACACAGTCGATGGTGTTGAGCTTAATGTAGGGAAGTTAGTTTTATCACCAACAAGAACATATGCTCCAATTATTAAAAAAATCCTTGAAAAATATAAACATCAGATTGATGGTATGGTGCATTGTAGTGGAGGCGCTCAAACCAAAATTTTACATTTTATAGATGATTTGCATATTGTAAAAGATAATTTGTTTGATGTACCACCTTTGTTTAAAATTATTAAAGAAGAATCAGGTACTGAATGGAAGGAGATGTATAAGGTGTTTAACATGGGGCATAGAATGGAACTTTATGTTTCAGAAGAAATAGCTACAGATATTATTTCTATTTCAAAATCATTTAATGTTGATGCTAAAATTATTGGAAAAGTGGTAGCAAAAGGAGAAAAAAAATTAACCATCAAAAGTGAATTTGGAGAATTTATTTACAACTAA
- a CDS encoding PspC domain-containing protein, with the protein MSKILAYFEKQAFGVCSWWGEKLQLKTAQVRLSFIYLSFITVGSPVIVYLIMAFVLKHKEYFKFSKRKTVWDI; encoded by the coding sequence ATTTCTAAAATTTTAGCTTATTTTGAGAAACAAGCCTTTGGGGTTTGCAGTTGGTGGGGTGAAAAACTACAACTAAAAACAGCTCAGGTACGTCTTTCCTTTATTTATTTATCATTTATTACAGTCGGTTCTCCTGTTATTGTATACTTAATAATGGCTTTTGTTTTAAAACACAAAGAATATTTTAAGTTTAGTAAGCGAAAAACAGTTTGGGATATTTAA
- a CDS encoding DUF2851 family protein yields MITEDFLHYIWNFKLFNTLDLKTSNNETIQIIKSGQHNTDAGPDFFNAQIKIGNTTWAGNVEIHIKSSDWDKHQHQKDTAYDNVILHVVYENDKNIKNSKNIHIPTFELREIINNKLVENYQELLFSKNWIPCSANLNDVDIFIINNWLERLVIERLEHKSKSIKDSLKLNMNNWEETFYQQLFKYFGLKVNAEPFLLLAKKSPLKIIEKHNSIFSIEALLFGQAGFLQDDYNDDYFQKLKNEYKFLKSKFSLSPLENSIWKFLRLRPANFPTIRIAQLANLLKNEPRLFSKVLSLNTIQEFRNLFKLYASDYWSAHYQFGKKSEKINVKNTGAVLIDALIVNVIVPFLYVYGESVNDENLKSKALTILQDLKAESNTIINNFEKNGVEAKNALDSQALIELKTNYCSQKKCLNCSIGNNLIKSIKK; encoded by the coding sequence ATGATTACCGAAGATTTTCTTCACTATATCTGGAACTTTAAATTGTTTAATACACTTGATTTAAAGACATCCAACAACGAAACGATACAAATTATAAAATCGGGACAGCACAATACAGATGCTGGTCCCGATTTTTTTAATGCCCAAATTAAAATAGGTAATACCACTTGGGCAGGAAATGTAGAGATTCATATTAAATCATCAGATTGGGATAAACATCAACACCAAAAAGACACCGCTTACGACAATGTTATTTTACATGTGGTATATGAAAATGATAAAAACATAAAAAATTCTAAAAACATTCATATACCTACTTTTGAATTAAGAGAAATTATCAATAATAAATTAGTTGAAAACTACCAGGAATTATTGTTTAGCAAAAATTGGATTCCTTGTAGTGCTAACCTTAATGATGTAGACATATTTATTATTAATAATTGGCTTGAAAGGCTGGTTATTGAACGATTAGAGCATAAGTCGAAATCGATAAAAGATTCATTAAAACTGAATATGAACAATTGGGAAGAAACCTTTTATCAGCAGTTGTTTAAATATTTTGGGTTAAAAGTTAACGCAGAACCCTTTTTATTACTGGCTAAAAAATCCCCATTAAAAATTATAGAAAAACACAATAGCATTTTTTCAATAGAGGCGTTGTTATTTGGTCAGGCTGGATTTTTACAAGATGATTATAATGATGATTATTTCCAAAAACTAAAAAATGAGTACAAATTTTTAAAGTCTAAGTTTTCTTTATCACCACTTGAAAATAGCATATGGAAGTTTTTGCGGTTAAGACCAGCTAATTTTCCTACTATTAGAATAGCTCAACTAGCAAATTTGTTAAAAAACGAACCAAGGTTATTCTCTAAAGTATTGTCATTAAATACAATACAAGAATTTCGTAATTTATTTAAACTTTATGCTTCAGATTATTGGTCGGCACATTATCAGTTTGGTAAGAAATCTGAAAAAATCAATGTTAAAAATACAGGGGCGGTTTTAATTGATGCATTAATAGTTAATGTAATTGTTCCTTTTTTGTATGTTTATGGTGAATCTGTTAATGATGAAAATTTAAAATCAAAAGCCTTAACTATTCTGCAAGACTTAAAGGCAGAAAGTAATACAATTATTAATAATTTTGAGAAAAATGGAGTTGAAGCTAAAAATGCTTTAGATAGTCAAGCATTAATTGAATTAAAAACAAATTATTGTTCTCAAAAAAAATGTTTAAATTGCAGTATTGGAAATAATCTGATTAAATCAATAAAAAAATGA
- the prfA gene encoding peptide chain release factor 1 translates to MSDLLKKLEQINIRFDQVSEQIVDPEVVSDMSRYVKLNKEYKELSEINEVYKRYKNIVGNIESSKEIIKTETDKEFLEMAKAELDDLIQEKNKMDDEIKVLLIPKDEEDTKNVIVEIRAGTGGDEACIFVGDLFRMYSKYMEKRGWKIEVLTVNEGTAGGFKEIGFSVEGDSVYGVLKFESGVHRVQRVPATESQGRVHTSAVTVAVLPEAEEVDIEIRKDDIKKDTYRSSGAGGQHVNKTESAVRLTHIPSGVVVECQEGRSQIKNMEIAMKVLRTRLYEAEVIKREKERAAERKSQVSTGDRSAKIRTYNYPQGRVTDHRIGLTLYNLGAAMEGDIDEIINSLKIAENTEKLQAGLTE, encoded by the coding sequence ATGAGTGATTTATTAAAGAAATTGGAACAAATCAATATACGATTTGACCAAGTGAGTGAGCAGATTGTTGATCCAGAGGTGGTTTCAGACATGAGTCGTTATGTTAAGTTAAATAAAGAATATAAGGAGTTATCGGAAATCAATGAAGTGTACAAAAGATATAAGAACATAGTTGGAAATATTGAATCATCAAAAGAAATTATTAAAACGGAAACTGATAAGGAATTTTTAGAAATGGCTAAGGCAGAACTAGATGACCTTATTCAGGAAAAAAATAAAATGGACGATGAGATTAAGGTCTTGTTAATTCCAAAAGATGAGGAAGATACTAAAAACGTTATTGTTGAGATAAGAGCAGGTACTGGTGGAGATGAAGCTTGTATTTTTGTTGGAGATTTATTCAGAATGTATTCCAAATACATGGAAAAAAGAGGCTGGAAAATAGAAGTTTTGACTGTAAATGAAGGGACTGCTGGCGGATTTAAAGAAATAGGTTTTTCTGTTGAAGGAGATAGCGTTTATGGTGTTTTAAAATTTGAATCGGGAGTACATCGTGTTCAACGTGTTCCGGCTACCGAATCTCAAGGTCGAGTACACACATCAGCAGTTACGGTTGCAGTTTTACCAGAAGCAGAAGAAGTAGATATTGAAATTAGAAAAGATGATATTAAAAAAGATACATACCGTTCATCTGGAGCAGGAGGGCAGCACGTTAATAAAACTGAATCTGCGGTTCGTTTAACACATATTCCATCTGGTGTTGTTGTTGAATGTCAAGAAGGACGGTCTCAAATAAAAAACATGGAAATTGCCATGAAAGTATTAAGAACACGCCTTTATGAAGCAGAGGTAATTAAAAGAGAAAAAGAAAGAGCAGCGGAGCGTAAATCTCAAGTATCTACTGGTGATAGATCTGCAAAAATAAGAACCTACAATTATCCTCAAGGAAGGGTTACCGACCATAGAATTGGGTTAACACTTTACAATTTAGGAGCGGCAATGGAAGGTGATATTGATGAAATTATCAATTCGTTAAAAATTGCAGAAAATACGGAAAAACTTCAGGCAGGATTAACCGAATAA
- the rfbD gene encoding dTDP-4-dehydrorhamnose reductase, protein MRVLITGSNGLLGQKLVKLLANVSGIEFLATSTGENRITSVKGFNYASLDITNKTQVEQVFNKFKPTVVINTAAMTNVDACEDKKDECWNLNVNAVQHLIDASKKHETHLIHLSTDFVFDGESGPYKEDDKPNPLSFYGESKYEAEKLLQQSSIKWSIVRTIIVYGVVEDMSRSNIVLWAKQALEKGNPLTIVDDQFRMPTLAEDLAYACWQIAEREATGIYHISGKDFMSVLELVNRVADFYSLDKTIITPIKSVSLNQAAKRPPRTGFILDKAYIELEYSPCTFEEGLAILDKQLQVVKG, encoded by the coding sequence ATGCGTGTTTTAATTACAGGAAGTAATGGGTTGTTGGGGCAAAAATTGGTAAAACTTTTAGCAAATGTATCGGGTATCGAATTTCTCGCTACATCAACTGGTGAAAATAGAATAACATCTGTCAAAGGCTTTAATTATGCTAGTTTAGATATTACCAATAAAACGCAAGTTGAACAGGTATTTAATAAATTTAAGCCAACAGTTGTAATCAATACAGCTGCTATGACTAATGTAGATGCTTGCGAAGATAAAAAAGACGAATGTTGGAATTTGAATGTAAATGCAGTTCAACATTTGATTGATGCATCGAAAAAACATGAAACACATTTAATACATCTTTCAACCGATTTTGTTTTTGATGGAGAAAGTGGACCATATAAAGAAGATGATAAACCAAATCCGTTGAGCTTTTATGGTGAATCAAAATACGAAGCTGAAAAATTACTACAACAATCATCAATAAAATGGAGCATTGTTCGTACCATTATTGTTTATGGTGTTGTTGAAGATATGAGTCGTTCTAACATTGTACTTTGGGCAAAACAAGCTTTAGAAAAGGGCAATCCATTAACTATTGTAGACGATCAATTCCGTATGCCAACTTTAGCCGAAGATTTGGCTTATGCTTGTTGGCAAATCGCTGAAAGAGAAGCAACGGGTATTTATCATATATCAGGTAAAGATTTTATGAGTGTGTTAGAATTGGTTAATCGAGTTGCTGATTTCTATAGTTTGGATAAAACCATCATCACTCCAATTAAATCAGTATCGTTAAACCAAGCTGCAAAACGACCTCCAAGAACAGGTTTTATTTTAGATAAAGCTTATATAGAGTTGGAATATTCTCCTTGTACCTTTGAAGAAGGTTTAGCAATTTTGGATAAACAACTTCAAGTAGTTAAAGGTTAA
- a CDS encoding OmpA family protein — MKTTKIFSILAIFLFFSLSLSAQKNYKQDADIAFSGLKYYQAIDLYKKAYTKEKSKEVKSEILFKIAECYRLKEDGTQAAVWYSKAITAKYDDPIAILYLADIYKSQGKYEEAIVEYNKYKAAKPGDKLADIGIKSSTDAKSWKDNPTKVVVNPLPLLNSEDYDFSPTFSSKKGDEIYFTSTRQGSTGTEVSDVTGMNFDDIYFSKRDKKGKWSTPALLNATVNSPASEGSACLNSKKSTIYFTRCGVQKKGVMGCSIYTAGKSGQNWGEPELIAVAQDTFTVGHPAISDDDNTLVFASNIPGGQGGKDLWYITYDKKAKTWSQPVNLGPEINTPGDEMFPYIRDNGELYFASNGHPGMGGLDLFKAKSKGINQWGNPENLKAPMNSEANDFGIVFEEGQNRGMFTTSRSGGKGGDDIWEFYLPEIVFALEGVVRDIETQKPIAGAKVKLIGTDGLSAEMLTDESGAFSFKENGDARYINPNTSYSLVVEKEKYLSAKGKETTVGHESSMNFFHEYELQPMQGPIKLPLILYAYNSADLLPESKDSLNYLYNIMVDNPNIVIQLRSHTDFRGKDAYNEKLSQRRAQSCVDYLIKEKGVAPDRIVAKGMGEKEPLKMPDGTLLDEKYINALKSEEEKEAAHQRNRRTDFKVLRDDYVPQAPQPSAN, encoded by the coding sequence ATGAAAACAACCAAAATTTTTAGTATCCTGGCTATCTTTTTGTTTTTTAGCCTTTCGTTAAGTGCTCAAAAAAATTATAAACAAGATGCTGATATTGCTTTTAGTGGTTTAAAGTATTATCAAGCAATTGACTTGTATAAGAAAGCTTACACAAAAGAAAAAAGCAAAGAGGTTAAGTCTGAAATTTTATTTAAAATAGCAGAATGTTATAGATTAAAAGAAGACGGGACTCAAGCAGCTGTTTGGTACAGTAAAGCCATTACTGCAAAATATGATGATCCAATAGCTATTCTTTATTTAGCAGATATTTATAAATCGCAAGGTAAATATGAAGAAGCTATTGTTGAGTATAACAAATATAAAGCAGCTAAACCTGGTGATAAGTTGGCTGATATAGGAATCAAATCATCTACGGATGCAAAATCATGGAAGGATAATCCAACTAAAGTTGTTGTTAATCCTTTGCCATTATTGAACTCAGAGGATTATGATTTTTCACCTACATTTTCTAGTAAAAAAGGAGATGAGATTTATTTTACTTCTACAAGACAAGGTTCTACTGGAACTGAAGTATCTGATGTTACGGGAATGAATTTTGATGATATTTATTTTTCTAAAAGAGATAAAAAAGGGAAATGGAGTACGCCTGCGCTGCTTAATGCTACTGTAAATTCACCAGCAAGTGAAGGTTCTGCTTGTTTGAATTCAAAAAAATCTACAATTTATTTTACTCGTTGTGGCGTTCAAAAGAAAGGAGTTATGGGGTGTAGTATTTATACTGCTGGAAAATCTGGACAAAATTGGGGTGAACCTGAATTAATTGCTGTTGCTCAGGATACATTTACGGTTGGTCATCCAGCAATTTCAGATGATGACAACACTTTAGTGTTTGCTTCTAACATTCCAGGAGGACAAGGAGGTAAAGATTTATGGTATATAACTTATGATAAAAAAGCTAAAACTTGGTCACAACCAGTTAATTTAGGTCCAGAAATCAATACGCCTGGTGACGAAATGTTTCCTTATATCAGAGATAATGGCGAATTGTACTTTGCTTCTAATGGACATCCAGGTATGGGAGGTCTAGATTTGTTTAAAGCTAAAAGTAAAGGAATCAATCAATGGGGAAATCCTGAAAATTTAAAAGCACCAATGAACTCTGAGGCAAATGATTTTGGTATTGTTTTCGAAGAAGGTCAAAATAGAGGTATGTTTACAACTAGCCGTTCTGGAGGTAAAGGTGGGGATGATATTTGGGAGTTTTATTTACCAGAAATTGTGTTTGCTTTAGAGGGGGTTGTTAGAGATATTGAAACTCAAAAACCAATTGCTGGTGCAAAAGTTAAATTAATTGGAACAGATGGATTGTCAGCAGAAATGTTAACAGATGAAAGTGGAGCATTTTCATTTAAAGAAAATGGTGATGCAAGGTATATAAATCCTAACACTTCATATTCATTAGTTGTAGAAAAAGAGAAATATTTATCAGCAAAAGGGAAAGAAACAACTGTTGGACATGAGTCTTCAATGAACTTCTTTCATGAATATGAGTTACAACCAATGCAAGGACCAATTAAATTACCTTTAATATTGTATGCTTACAATAGTGCTGATTTATTACCAGAATCTAAAGATTCATTGAACTACCTGTATAATATTATGGTAGATAATCCAAATATTGTTATTCAATTAAGATCTCATACAGATTTTAGAGGTAAAGATGCTTATAATGAGAAATTATCTCAACGAAGAGCTCAATCTTGTGTTGATTATTTAATTAAAGAAAAAGGTGTTGCTCCAGATAGAATTGTAGCTAAAGGTATGGGAGAAAAAGAACCTTTAAAAATGCCTGATGGTACATTATTAGATGAGAAATACATTAATGCTTTGAAATCTGAAGAAGAAAAAGAAGCTGCTCATCAACGAAACAGAAGAACTGACTTTAAAGTATTAAGAGATGATTATGTGCCTCAGGCACCGCAACCATCTGCTAATTAG
- a CDS encoding SPFH domain-containing protein produces MEIPFGVGRIVLFIFAFFFVFGAFFVVKQKTAVIIERFGKFQRVARSGFNFKIPIIDKKAGVVNLRVMELPVEVETKTKDDVFVRLIISVQYYVVESEDGIQTSFYKFDNPARQIQSYVFDSIRSEVPNMLLDDVFSEKDKIAKAVQIELADTMEEYGYAIIKALITDIDPDAKVKHAMNEINAAKRLKEAAKEYAEAEKIKVVAAAQAEAEGKKLQGEGIANQRIAIANGIKHSVEEVKGAMEDGVTGQQVMNMLFMTQHYDTIGRLAEQGVNTIFVPYSPGTVGDLQTQIQSSLIAADTVNKSTTRADYMKKKPAKKYGDKDENGDLL; encoded by the coding sequence ATGGAAATTCCTTTTGGTGTCGGTAGAATAGTGCTATTTATTTTTGCATTTTTCTTTGTATTTGGTGCGTTTTTCGTTGTAAAACAAAAAACGGCAGTTATTATTGAGCGTTTTGGTAAATTTCAACGAGTAGCTCGTTCAGGGTTCAATTTTAAAATCCCGATTATTGATAAAAAAGCGGGAGTAGTAAACTTAAGAGTAATGGAACTTCCCGTTGAAGTTGAAACAAAAACAAAAGATGATGTTTTTGTTCGATTAATTATTTCTGTTCAATATTATGTTGTTGAATCAGAAGATGGAATCCAAACTTCATTTTATAAATTTGATAATCCAGCTCGTCAAATTCAATCGTATGTTTTTGATTCAATCCGTTCGGAAGTACCTAACATGCTGTTAGATGATGTGTTTAGTGAGAAGGATAAAATTGCAAAAGCAGTTCAAATTGAATTGGCTGACACTATGGAAGAATATGGTTATGCAATTATTAAAGCCTTAATTACCGATATTGATCCAGATGCCAAAGTAAAGCACGCCATGAATGAGATTAATGCGGCAAAAAGATTAAAAGAAGCTGCAAAAGAATATGCTGAAGCTGAAAAGATTAAAGTAGTAGCTGCTGCACAGGCAGAAGCAGAAGGTAAAAAACTTCAAGGTGAGGGTATTGCCAATCAACGTATTGCTATTGCAAATGGTATTAAACATTCGGTTGAAGAGGTAAAGGGTGCAATGGAAGATGGTGTTACCGGACAACAAGTAATGAACATGTTGTTTATGACTCAACATTACGATACCATTGGAAGATTAGCGGAGCAAGGGGTTAACACTATTTTTGTACCTTATTCTCCAGGCACTGTAGGTGATTTACAAACTCAAATTCAATCGAGTTTAATTGCTGCAGATACAGTTAATAAATCAACCACTCGTGCTGATTATATGAAGAAAAAGCCAGCAAAAAAATACGGAGATAAAGACGAAAATGGAGATTTGCTATAA
- a CDS encoding potassium channel protein, translating to MLNFKHFKKLYLSLSLLLVIILVGVFGFRLIEGYNFIEAFYMTIITISTVGFTEVHPLSSEGRIFTSFLIIFSFGTFAYTITSITIYILDGEFRRYFKDLRINKKVDKISNHTIICGYGRNGKQSVSELKVHNKPYVLVEQDTQILDDLDASLNIPFIQGDATHEKTLERAGIHRAKALITTLPKDADNMFVVLTAREMNPDLLIISRASEENSDKKLRRAGADNVIMPDKIGGAHMASLVIKPDIIEFIDYVMGQGNNAANLEEITFENLPAEFQNKTIKELDIRNKSGANIVGFRTPDGEYIINPSPDTIIMPKARIFILGTSNQIEAFRDITTQTNLLKG from the coding sequence ATGTTAAATTTTAAGCACTTTAAGAAATTATACCTTTCATTATCGCTATTACTAGTGATAATATTGGTTGGTGTATTTGGTTTTAGGTTAATAGAAGGCTACAATTTTATTGAAGCATTTTACATGACAATTATTACCATTTCAACAGTTGGGTTTACTGAAGTTCACCCTTTATCGTCTGAAGGTAGAATATTTACATCATTTTTAATTATCTTTAGCTTTGGTACATTTGCGTATACCATTACATCTATAACAATTTATATTTTGGATGGTGAGTTTAGACGATATTTTAAGGATTTAAGAATAAATAAAAAAGTGGATAAAATTTCAAATCACACCATCATCTGCGGATATGGAAGAAACGGTAAGCAGTCGGTTTCAGAACTAAAAGTTCACAATAAACCTTATGTATTGGTTGAACAAGATACACAGATACTGGATGATTTAGATGCTTCTTTAAATATACCTTTTATTCAGGGCGATGCTACTCATGAAAAAACATTGGAAAGAGCTGGAATTCATCGTGCAAAAGCATTAATTACCACATTGCCAAAAGATGCCGACAACATGTTTGTAGTGTTAACGGCAAGAGAAATGAATCCTGATTTACTTATAATAAGTAGGGCGTCGGAAGAAAATTCGGATAAAAAACTTCGTAGAGCAGGAGCTGATAATGTAATAATGCCCGATAAAATTGGAGGAGCACACATGGCTTCGTTAGTAATTAAGCCAGATATTATTGAGTTTATTGATTATGTGATGGGACAAGGCAATAATGCGGCAAATTTGGAAGAAATTACATTTGAAAATTTACCAGCTGAATTTCAGAATAAAACCATTAAAGAGCTTGATATTAGAAATAAATCAGGAGCAAATATTGTTGGGTTTAGAACACCTGATGGGGAATATATCATTAACCCGTCACCAGACACTATTATTATGCCTAAAGCAAGAATTTTTATTCTCGGAACATCTAATCAAATAGAAGCTTTTAGAGATATTACTACTCAAACTAATTTGTTAAAAGGATAG